GGAAAATGAAGTACGCTGGGGAAGGAACAGCCACGCCAGAATAAAACTGATCACCACTGCTCTATCGGTTGGAAACCGTTTAAATAAAAATAGAACAGTGGGCAGCAAGATTAATAAAGCGAATTGGGCTTGGGGTGTCATAAATGGAGTGAATAATTTCTGGTATTTATAAAATTTTTAGACATCCCCTAATTAGGATTTGTGGTTAATAGCTTTGCCCAGATCAAAAATAATGGGCGGAATGAATTTTTTTACCAGAGTTTTCAAGGGAACTGGAGAAGGTTTCGAGTTTAAATTATCCTCAGGTCGGGCTTGGAATACCGTCGAATGAGTGCCAGAAATTTCTTCAGGAGGACGACCATTCGTGTAGTAATAAAGGGCTAATGATTTGCGAGTTATTCCCTCTGGACAAGTTAAAGGGTCAGGATGACCATGATACGAAAAGTCTGAGGTACTGAAGATTACACACCGATTAAAAATGGGAAGAATTTTTTTAATACAGTGGGTCATTTCTCGATCCCACATTTCAAAATGACCCCCATATTCTTCTTGCCAATTTTTATTTAAATAGATGAGCATATTTAAGCGCCGATCTAAACCAAAACCTTTATGTTTATTAAAGTCAACGTGCATTTTTAAAAATCCTCCCCTTTCAATTTGGTGAAGTCCTCCACCTTGAAAGTAAGGATCAGGAATAATTCCTGAAATTCCCGTAAGTTTTTCTAAAAATTTGAGGAAAACGGAAGAATT
Above is a window of Planktothrix sp. FACHB-1365 DNA encoding:
- a CDS encoding 2OG-Fe(II) oxygenase, producing the protein MTQSLSFCLDLNKLNDLAENHWKSYAEAEPFPHIVIDNFLPESVLDEILEEFPKPGQINWRQFDAAAEKKLASTSELQMGEATRFLLYQLNSSVFLKFLEKLTGISGIIPDPYFQGGGLHQIERGGFLKMHVDFNKHKGFGLDRRLNMLIYLNKNWQEEYGGHFEMWDREMTHCIKKILPIFNRCVIFSTSDFSYHGHPDPLTCPEGITRKSLALYYYTNGRPPEEISGTHSTVFQARPEDNLNSKPSPVPLKTLVKKFIPPIIFDLGKAINHKS